In Limnohabitans sp. INBF002, one genomic interval encodes:
- the pheT gene encoding phenylalanine--tRNA ligase subunit beta, which produces MQFPESWLREFCNPSLTTQALADTLTMAGLEVEELQPVAPPFTGIVVGEIKEAVQHPDADRLRICKVDVGQGALLNIVCGAPNARVGIKIPCATVGAELPPGEDGKPFKIKVGKLRGVESQGMLCSAKELKIADDNGGLLELPADAPLGQNIREYLNLDDTLMTLKLTPNLAHCLSVYGIAREVSALTGAPLKAPTFPAVAATNQDTLAVKISAPDLCGRFSGRVVRGVNTKAQTPAWMVNHLARCGQRSVSPLVDISNYVMFELGRPSHIFDLDKIQGGLDVRWGKVGEQLKLLNGNTVTVDDKVGVIADAHQVESLAGIMGGDATAVNDDTQNIYIEAAFWWPSAIAGRSRRFNFSTDAGHRFERGVDPELTVEHIERITQLVIDICGTPNTTVGPIDDQRVNMPVAKPVTLRVARAEKVIGMPLTQQRVADALRGLGLPVIEGEGVVTVQPPSFRFDLQIEEDLIEEVARMVGYNNLPTTPPLAPITASVCQEAQRSPHALRHHLAALGYQETINYSFVDERWEHELAGNANPIKLLNPIASQMSVMRSTLLGSLLNVVKFNVDRKASRVRVFELGRVFHKDASVQNTDTTVQGFDQPMHVAGIAFGSAAPLQWGTKEQAADFFDVKADVEALLAPAVPQFEAAEHPAMHPGRCAKVLVNGQAVGHVGELHPRWRQGWDLAQAPVMFELSLDAVLRRDVPKSTGVAKFPNVERDIAVIVKDSVTHAQLMAAVHAAKTQGLLRNAVLFDVYRPKAESAAMAMDEKSLAVRLTLNSDEATLNEAQIEGVVQAVLAELAAQVSARLRA; this is translated from the coding sequence ATGCAATTCCCCGAATCCTGGTTGCGCGAATTCTGCAACCCCTCACTCACCACCCAAGCGCTGGCCGACACCTTGACCATGGCCGGTTTGGAAGTGGAAGAACTCCAACCCGTCGCACCGCCTTTCACTGGCATCGTCGTCGGTGAAATCAAAGAAGCTGTGCAGCACCCAGACGCTGACCGCTTGCGTATTTGCAAAGTGGACGTGGGGCAGGGCGCTTTGCTCAACATCGTGTGCGGTGCACCCAATGCACGTGTGGGCATCAAAATCCCATGTGCCACCGTGGGCGCAGAGTTGCCACCCGGCGAAGACGGCAAGCCTTTCAAAATCAAAGTGGGCAAGCTGCGTGGCGTGGAAAGCCAAGGCATGTTGTGCTCGGCCAAAGAACTCAAAATTGCCGACGACAACGGTGGCTTGCTTGAGTTGCCAGCCGATGCACCTTTGGGTCAGAACATCCGCGAATACCTGAACCTCGACGACACCTTGATGACGTTGAAGCTCACGCCTAACTTGGCGCATTGCTTGAGCGTGTATGGCATTGCTCGAGAAGTATCAGCCCTCACAGGCGCGCCTTTGAAGGCCCCGACTTTCCCTGCCGTTGCCGCGACCAACCAAGACACCTTGGCTGTGAAAATCAGCGCGCCTGATTTGTGCGGTCGTTTTTCTGGCCGCGTGGTGCGTGGCGTGAACACCAAGGCACAAACGCCTGCATGGATGGTGAACCACTTGGCCCGTTGCGGCCAGCGCAGTGTGAGCCCCTTGGTCGACATCTCCAACTACGTGATGTTCGAGTTGGGCCGTCCTTCGCATATCTTTGACCTCGACAAAATCCAAGGTGGCTTGGATGTGCGTTGGGGCAAAGTGGGTGAACAGCTCAAGCTCTTGAATGGCAACACCGTCACCGTGGACGACAAAGTGGGCGTCATCGCTGACGCGCATCAAGTTGAATCGCTGGCAGGCATCATGGGTGGCGACGCCACCGCCGTGAACGACGACACGCAAAACATTTACATCGAAGCTGCTTTCTGGTGGCCCTCAGCCATCGCAGGTCGCTCACGCCGCTTCAACTTCAGCACCGATGCGGGCCACCGCTTTGAGCGTGGTGTGGACCCCGAGTTGACCGTTGAGCACATTGAGCGCATCACCCAGTTGGTGATTGATATTTGCGGCACACCCAACACAACCGTGGGCCCCATCGACGACCAACGCGTGAACATGCCCGTGGCCAAGCCTGTCACGTTGCGTGTGGCCCGTGCTGAGAAAGTCATCGGTATGCCACTCACGCAACAACGCGTGGCAGATGCTTTGCGTGGCTTGGGCTTGCCTGTCATCGAGGGGGAGGGCGTTGTCACCGTCCAGCCCCCATCCTTCCGTTTCGATTTGCAAATCGAAGAAGACCTGATTGAAGAAGTGGCACGCATGGTGGGTTACAACAACCTGCCCACCACACCACCTTTGGCCCCCATCACGGCCAGTGTGTGCCAAGAAGCACAACGCAGCCCACACGCCTTGCGCCATCACTTGGCGGCCTTGGGCTACCAAGAAACCATCAACTACAGCTTTGTGGATGAGCGTTGGGAACACGAGTTGGCCGGTAACGCCAATCCCATCAAATTGCTCAACCCCATCGCCAGCCAAATGAGCGTGATGCGCTCTACCTTGTTGGGCTCTTTGCTCAACGTGGTGAAGTTCAACGTGGACCGTAAGGCATCACGCGTGCGCGTGTTTGAATTGGGTCGCGTGTTCCACAAAGATGCATCCGTGCAAAACACAGACACCACCGTGCAAGGCTTTGACCAGCCCATGCACGTGGCAGGCATTGCTTTTGGCAGCGCTGCACCTTTGCAATGGGGCACCAAAGAGCAAGCCGCAGACTTCTTCGACGTGAAAGCGGATGTGGAAGCTTTGTTGGCCCCCGCTGTGCCGCAATTTGAAGCGGCTGAGCACCCAGCCATGCACCCTGGCCGCTGTGCCAAAGTATTGGTCAATGGTCAAGCCGTGGGCCATGTGGGCGAGTTGCACCCACGCTGGCGTCAAGGTTGGGACTTAGCCCAAGCCCCCGTGATGTTTGAACTCTCACTCGATGCCGTGTTGCGCCGCGATGTGCCCAAGTCCACCGGTGTGGCCAAGTTCCCCAACGTCGAGCGCGACATTGCCGTCATCGTCAAAGACAGCGTCACGCACGCCCAATTAATGGCTGCTGTACATGCCGCCAAAACACAAGGCTTGCTGCGCAATGCTGTGTTGTTTGACGTGTATCGCCCCAAGGCTGAAAGCGCAGCCATGGCGATGGACGAAAAGAGCTTGGCTGTGCGCTTGACGCTCAACAGCGATGAAGCCACTTTGAACGAAGCCCAAATCGAAGGCGTGGTGCAAGCCGTGTTGGCTGAGTTGGCCGCCCAAGTGTCTGCGCGTTTGCGCGCTTGA
- a CDS encoding antibiotic biosynthesis monooxygenase gives MILELADIRIQPGQQAAFDQAIQHGVDTVISKAKGFEGFKINRGIESPERYVLQIFWTTLENHTVDFRESPAFAEWRAIVGPFFAQPPVVEHFELVSKSHG, from the coding sequence ATGATTCTCGAACTCGCTGACATCCGCATCCAACCTGGCCAACAAGCCGCTTTTGACCAAGCCATCCAACATGGCGTGGACACCGTCATCTCCAAAGCCAAAGGTTTTGAGGGTTTCAAAATCAACCGTGGCATCGAGTCGCCCGAGCGCTACGTGTTGCAAATCTTCTGGACCACGCTGGAAAACCACACCGTGGACTTCCGCGAGTCCCCTGCCTTCGCCGAATGGCGCGCCATCGTTGGCCCCTTCTTCGCACAGCCGCCCGTGGTGGAACACTTTGAACTCGTGAGCAAGTCACACGGCTAA
- a CDS encoding MerR family transcriptional regulator, with translation MEKSLPPIPAKRYFTIGEVSELCGVKPHVLRYWEQEFTQLRPMKRRGNRRYYQRHEVLMIRRIRDLLYDQGFTITGARNKLQELVQSERERRRVGGELIDVDLPDDDGFEDDLDIDVDHALELPPLALSSSDEALQTLRKELTQIRDLLSEPH, from the coding sequence ATGGAGAAATCCCTCCCCCCCATTCCAGCCAAACGCTATTTCACCATTGGTGAAGTGAGCGAGTTGTGTGGCGTCAAGCCGCACGTGCTGCGCTATTGGGAGCAGGAGTTCACGCAGCTGCGTCCCATGAAGCGTCGCGGCAATCGCCGCTATTACCAGCGCCACGAAGTGCTGATGATTCGCCGAATCCGCGACCTCTTGTATGACCAAGGTTTCACCATCACCGGCGCACGCAACAAGCTGCAAGAGTTGGTGCAATCTGAGCGTGAACGTCGCCGTGTTGGTGGCGAGTTGATCGATGTCGATTTGCCCGATGACGATGGGTTCGAGGATGACTTAGATATCGACGTTGACCATGCGCTTGAGCTGCCACCGCTTGCGCTGAGCAGCAGCGATGAAGCGCTGCAAACCTTGCGAAAAGAACTCACACAAATTCGCGACCTGCTTTCTGAGCCGCACTGA
- a CDS encoding integration host factor subunit alpha, producing MELSFESLETPALTKAQLADLLFDQIGLNKRESKDMIDAFFDLIAQSLVDGTDVKISSFGNFQIRTKAPRPGRNPRTGEAIPIEARRAVTFHASHKLKEQIQGVSNPKVDN from the coding sequence ATGGAACTTTCTTTTGAGAGCCTAGAAACGCCCGCGCTGACCAAAGCGCAGTTGGCTGATTTGTTGTTTGACCAAATTGGTCTGAACAAGCGTGAGTCCAAAGACATGATTGATGCCTTCTTTGACCTCATTGCACAAAGCTTGGTCGATGGCACCGATGTGAAAATTTCAAGCTTTGGCAATTTTCAAATTCGCACCAAGGCACCACGACCTGGCCGCAACCCACGCACAGGGGAAGCGATTCCAATTGAGGCACGACGTGCAGTGACTTTCCATGCGAGTCACAAATTGAAAGAACAAATACAGGGCGTCAGTAATCCCAAAGTTGACAACTGA
- the thrS gene encoding threonine--tRNA ligase, with protein sequence MVQITLPDGSQREFPGPVTVAEVAASIGAGLAKAALAGKVDGKVVDTSYTMSSNASLAIITAKDAEGLEVIRHSTAHLLAYAVKELFPEAQVTIGPVIDDGFFYDFSFTRGFTPEDLAAIEKRMTELANKDEAVVRRVLPRDEAVAYFKGLGEHYKAEIIASIPRNEDVSLYREGNFEDLCRGPHVPSTGKLKHFKLMKVAGAYWRGDSKNEMLQRIYGTAWASKDDLPLYLKRLEEAEKRDHRKLGRELDLFHIDEHAPGLVFWHPKGWSVWQTIEQYMRQVYRDNGYLEVKGPQIIDKSLWEKTGHWDKYRDNMFTTESEKRDYALKPMNCPGHILIFKQGIKSYRDLPLRYGEFGQCHRNEPSGGLHGIMRVRGFTQDDGHIFCTEDQILPECDTFTKVLKKVYEDFGFTNILYKVSTRPEARIGSDDLWDKAEKALMDSLTAAGCEYVISEGDGAFYGPKIEYTLKDAIGREWQCGTIQVDFNLSERLDAEYTAEDGSRQRPVILHRAIVGSMERFIGILIEQHAGALPTWLAPTQVSVLNITDSQAEYAQEVAKTLRNQGLRVDLDLRNEKITYKIREHSMQKLPYILVVGDKEKEAGAVAVRARGNQDLGVMSLEAFSQKIASDIALKS encoded by the coding sequence ATGGTTCAAATTACTCTTCCCGACGGTTCGCAACGTGAATTTCCAGGCCCCGTGACGGTGGCCGAAGTGGCTGCGTCGATTGGCGCTGGCTTGGCCAAGGCAGCTTTGGCTGGCAAGGTCGATGGCAAGGTGGTGGACACCAGCTACACGATGAGCAGCAATGCGAGCTTGGCCATCATCACAGCCAAAGACGCTGAAGGCTTGGAGGTGATTCGTCACTCCACCGCCCATTTGTTGGCCTATGCGGTGAAGGAACTGTTCCCCGAGGCGCAAGTCACCATTGGCCCTGTCATTGACGACGGTTTCTTTTACGACTTTTCATTCACCCGTGGTTTCACGCCTGAAGACTTGGCCGCCATTGAAAAGCGCATGACCGAGTTGGCCAACAAAGACGAGGCCGTGGTGCGTCGTGTGTTGCCGCGCGACGAAGCCGTGGCTTATTTCAAGGGCTTGGGCGAGCACTACAAAGCCGAAATCATTGCCAGCATTCCTCGCAACGAAGACGTGAGCTTGTATCGCGAAGGCAATTTTGAAGACTTGTGTCGTGGCCCGCACGTGCCCAGCACCGGCAAGCTCAAGCATTTCAAGCTCATGAAAGTGGCTGGTGCCTACTGGCGCGGCGACAGCAAAAACGAAATGCTGCAACGCATTTACGGCACAGCTTGGGCCAGCAAAGACGATTTGCCGCTATACCTGAAACGCTTGGAAGAAGCTGAAAAGCGCGACCACCGCAAGCTGGGCCGCGAACTTGATTTGTTCCACATCGACGAACACGCCCCTGGCTTGGTGTTCTGGCACCCCAAGGGTTGGAGCGTGTGGCAAACCATCGAGCAGTACATGCGTCAGGTTTACCGCGACAACGGTTACCTTGAAGTCAAAGGCCCGCAGATCATTGACAAGTCTTTGTGGGAAAAAACGGGTCACTGGGACAAGTACCGCGACAACATGTTCACCACCGAGTCTGAAAAGCGTGACTACGCTTTGAAGCCAATGAACTGCCCCGGCCACATCTTGATCTTCAAGCAAGGCATCAAGAGCTACCGCGACCTGCCACTGCGCTACGGCGAGTTTGGCCAATGCCACCGCAACGAGCCATCTGGCGGCTTGCACGGCATCATGCGCGTGCGTGGATTTACGCAGGATGACGGCCACATCTTCTGTACCGAAGACCAAATCTTGCCTGAGTGCGACACCTTCACCAAGGTGCTCAAGAAGGTGTACGAAGACTTTGGCTTCACCAACATCTTGTACAAAGTCTCCACACGCCCCGAGGCCCGCATTGGCTCCGACGATTTGTGGGACAAGGCTGAAAAGGCTTTGATGGATAGCTTGACTGCGGCCGGTTGCGAGTACGTCATCTCTGAAGGCGACGGCGCTTTCTACGGCCCCAAGATTGAATACACCCTCAAAGACGCGATTGGTCGTGAGTGGCAGTGCGGCACGATTCAGGTCGACTTCAACCTGTCCGAGCGCTTGGATGCCGAGTACACGGCAGAAGACGGTTCACGCCAACGCCCCGTCATCTTGCACCGCGCCATCGTGGGCAGTATGGAGCGTTTCATCGGAATTTTGATCGAACAGCACGCTGGCGCCTTGCCCACTTGGCTGGCACCAACCCAAGTTTCGGTGCTCAATATCACCGATTCACAGGCCGAATATGCCCAAGAAGTTGCGAAAACGCTGCGAAATCAAGGGCTTAGGGTCGATTTAGACCTCCGCAACGAGAAAATCACGTATAAAATACGCGAGCATTCAATGCAAAAGCTTCCCTACATCTTGGTCGTAGGCGACAAAGAGAAGGAAGCTGGCGCCGTCGCAGTGCGCGCCCGAGGCAATCAAGACCTCGGTGTGATGTCCCTCGAAGCCTTCTCTCAAAAGATTGCCTCCGACATCGCTCTCAAAAGCTGA
- the pheS gene encoding phenylalanine--tRNA ligase subunit alpha — MNELDSLVASAQALFAQSTTPADLENAKAQFLGKSGRITEMMKGMAALSVEEKKSTGAAINVAKQAIEAALTARRQALADAELETQLKAEALDVTLPGRARMAGGLHPVTITLERVEAIFGSMGFEVAQGPEIETDWFNFTALNTPEDHPARSMHDTFYVEGGSAEAPNLLRTHTSPMQVRHAVQHVKRYQARLDAGQGMPEIRVIAPGRTYRVDSDATHSPMFHQCEGLWIGENVSFKDLKVVITDFCRTYFESDDLVLRFRPSFFPFTEPSAEIDIQFQSGALAGRWLEVGGSGQVHPNVVRNMGLDPERFIGFAFGMGMDRFTMLRYGVNDLRLFFDGDIRFLSQFQ, encoded by the coding sequence ATGAACGAGTTGGACTCTCTGGTCGCCAGTGCCCAGGCCCTGTTTGCACAAAGCACCACACCGGCTGATCTTGAAAACGCCAAAGCCCAGTTCTTGGGCAAGTCAGGCCGCATCACCGAGATGATGAAGGGCATGGCCGCACTGAGCGTCGAAGAAAAGAAATCGACCGGTGCCGCCATCAACGTGGCCAAGCAAGCGATTGAAGCAGCCCTCACGGCACGTCGCCAAGCCTTGGCCGATGCCGAACTCGAGACCCAACTCAAAGCCGAAGCCTTGGATGTGACCTTGCCCGGTCGCGCTCGCATGGCTGGCGGTTTGCACCCCGTGACCATCACGCTCGAACGTGTCGAAGCCATTTTTGGCTCGATGGGTTTTGAAGTGGCCCAAGGCCCAGAGATTGAAACCGACTGGTTCAACTTCACCGCGCTCAACACGCCTGAAGACCATCCCGCGCGCTCCATGCACGACACCTTCTATGTGGAAGGTGGCAGTGCCGAAGCGCCTAACTTGTTGCGCACACACACCAGTCCCATGCAAGTGCGCCACGCGGTGCAACACGTCAAGCGCTACCAAGCGCGTTTGGATGCCGGTCAAGGCATGCCCGAAATTCGCGTCATCGCCCCAGGCCGTACGTACCGTGTAGACAGCGATGCCACACACTCGCCCATGTTCCACCAATGCGAAGGCTTGTGGATCGGCGAGAACGTGAGCTTCAAAGACCTCAAAGTGGTCATCACCGATTTCTGCCGCACGTATTTTGAGAGCGACGATTTGGTGTTGCGCTTCCGTCCCAGCTTTTTCCCATTCACCGAGCCCAGCGCTGAGATTGACATCCAGTTCCAAAGCGGCGCTTTGGCGGGCCGTTGGCTCGAAGTGGGGGGCTCAGGCCAAGTGCACCCGAACGTGGTGCGCAACATGGGCCTCGACCCCGAGCGCTTCATCGGCTTTGCCTTTGGCATGGGCATGGACCGTTTCACCATGCTGCGTTACGGCGTGAACGATTTGCGCTTGTTCTTCGATGGCGATATTCGCTTCTTGAGCCAGTTCCAATAA
- the infC gene encoding translation initiation factor IF-3, which translates to MVTIATEFRDRRQREERKHRLNREIMAPEVRLSGPDNEPLGIVSLADALRMAGEIDVDLVEIAATAVPPVCRLMDYGKFKYQEQKKAAEAKSKQKVIEVKEIKFRPGTDDGDYNIKMRNIKRFLDDGDKCKITLRFRGREITHQEIGMALLQRIRDELADLIVVEQFPKLEGRQMIMMIAPGKKKSGGAAKPAAESAPAASA; encoded by the coding sequence ATAGTCACCATCGCTACAGAATTTCGCGACCGCCGCCAGCGCGAGGAACGCAAACACCGCCTTAACCGGGAAATCATGGCCCCGGAAGTCCGCCTTTCAGGTCCTGACAACGAACCCCTCGGTATCGTGAGCTTGGCTGATGCCTTGCGCATGGCCGGTGAGATTGACGTTGACTTGGTTGAAATTGCCGCCACGGCTGTGCCGCCGGTGTGCCGTTTGATGGATTACGGTAAGTTCAAGTACCAAGAGCAAAAGAAGGCTGCTGAAGCGAAGTCCAAGCAAAAGGTCATCGAGGTCAAGGAAATCAAGTTCCGTCCCGGTACCGATGATGGTGACTACAACATCAAGATGCGCAACATCAAGCGCTTCTTAGATGACGGTGACAAATGCAAGATCACGCTGCGCTTTCGTGGCCGCGAGATCACGCATCAAGAAATTGGTATGGCGCTGTTGCAGCGCATCCGTGATGAGTTGGCGGACCTGATCGTTGTTGAGCAGTTCCCCAAACTCGAAGGGCGTCAAATGATCATGATGATCGCGCCTGGTAAGAAGAAATCAGGTGGCGCCGCCAAACCTGCTGCAGAATCCGCTCCGGCAGCCTCTGCATAA
- the pgeF gene encoding peptidoglycan editing factor PgeF: MDWPLPVGVHAMCTTRVGGVSQAPFDGFNLGDHVQDDPHAVAQNRALLQAQLGGARPVFLTQVHGVDVAQVNAATPDGTTADACITQEPQVACTIMVADCLPLMFTDDVGRVVAAAHAGWRGLAAGVLERTVHGVCEQAGVAPAQVRVWLGPCIGPDAFEVGDDVRQAFTALDAPQADKAAGYFKPHPSHPNKWLADLAGLARLRLAALGVTSVAGNDSSPEWCTVSQRSRLFSYRRDGVTGRFAVCIWRS; encoded by the coding sequence ATGGATTGGCCATTGCCTGTTGGCGTGCATGCTATGTGCACCACACGCGTGGGCGGTGTGTCACAAGCCCCGTTTGATGGCTTCAATTTAGGCGACCACGTGCAAGACGACCCGCACGCCGTGGCCCAAAACCGCGCCTTGCTACAGGCGCAGCTGGGCGGGGCGCGGCCTGTGTTTTTAACGCAGGTGCATGGCGTGGATGTGGCTCAGGTGAATGCAGCCACGCCCGATGGCACCACGGCAGACGCATGCATCACCCAAGAGCCCCAAGTGGCATGCACCATCATGGTGGCGGACTGTTTGCCTTTGATGTTCACCGATGATGTGGGGCGCGTGGTGGCCGCGGCACATGCGGGTTGGCGTGGCTTGGCGGCCGGTGTGCTGGAGCGAACGGTGCATGGGGTGTGCGAGCAAGCGGGCGTGGCCCCCGCGCAGGTTCGTGTGTGGTTGGGCCCCTGCATTGGTCCCGATGCGTTTGAAGTTGGAGACGATGTGCGCCAAGCGTTCACCGCCCTCGACGCACCTCAAGCGGACAAGGCTGCTGGGTACTTCAAACCGCACCCATCCCATCCGAACAAATGGCTGGCTGACCTTGCAGGTTTGGCGCGGCTGCGCTTGGCGGCTTTAGGTGTGACCTCGGTGGCTGGCAACGACAGCAGCCCCGAATGGTGCACGGTCTCGCAGCGATCACGGCTCTTTTCGTACCGGCGCGATGGCGTCACCGGACGCTTCGCGGTGTGCATCTGGCGCAGCTGA
- a CDS encoding DUF4156 domain-containing protein, protein MTLNAGICTTKLKLLSGCIISTSLLMGCANSFLKPAAGSERVLLMKSNQVTHCQSLGKVNVNVVTKVGIYNRDADAVEANLLQLGQNNAVELGGDTLVKDAAPEFGKQIFAVYKCKR, encoded by the coding sequence ATGACACTCAATGCAGGAATATGCACAACGAAGTTGAAGCTTCTCAGTGGCTGCATCATCTCGACATCCTTGTTGATGGGGTGCGCCAACAGCTTCCTCAAACCAGCCGCAGGCTCTGAACGCGTGCTGCTCATGAAAAGCAATCAAGTGACGCACTGTCAGTCACTTGGCAAAGTCAATGTGAACGTCGTCACCAAAGTGGGCATCTACAACCGCGACGCGGATGCCGTAGAGGCCAACTTGCTGCAGCTTGGGCAAAACAATGCGGTGGAATTAGGCGGCGACACACTGGTGAAAGATGCCGCGCCTGAATTTGGCAAGCAGATATTTGCTGTCTACAAATGCAAGCGCTGA
- the rpmI gene encoding 50S ribosomal protein L35, producing the protein MPKMKTKSSAKKRFRVRPGGTVKRGQAFKRHILTKKTTKNKRHLRGAVNVHETNMGHMAQMLPKCGL; encoded by the coding sequence ATGCCCAAAATGAAGACCAAAAGCAGCGCTAAAAAGCGCTTCCGCGTTCGTCCAGGCGGTACCGTTAAACGCGGTCAAGCCTTCAAACGTCACATCTTGACCAAGAAGACGACCAAGAACAAGCGTCACTTGCGTGGTGCAGTGAATGTGCATGAGACCAACATGGGTCACATGGCGCAAATGCTGCCCAAGTGCGGCCTGTAA
- a CDS encoding NUDIX hydrolase has translation MLHRPLIQHCKSCGSAVTYRMPDDGDTRERAVCNDCHTIHYENPLNVVGTVPVWGDKVLLCKRNIEPRLGKWTLPAGFMELNETVAQGAARETVEEAGAQFEMQELFTLMNVTRVGQVHFFYRAQLTSDAFDPGHETQEARLFAEHEIPWDEIAFRTVKETLQHYFADAKTGKFELHHVDIV, from the coding sequence ATGCTGCACCGCCCTCTCATTCAACATTGCAAATCCTGCGGCAGCGCGGTGACCTACCGCATGCCTGACGATGGCGACACACGTGAGCGTGCGGTATGCAACGACTGTCACACCATCCATTACGAAAATCCGCTCAATGTGGTGGGCACCGTGCCTGTGTGGGGCGACAAAGTGCTGCTGTGCAAACGCAACATCGAACCGCGCTTGGGTAAGTGGACCTTACCCGCAGGCTTTATGGAACTGAATGAAACCGTGGCCCAAGGCGCTGCGCGTGAAACAGTGGAAGAAGCTGGTGCGCAGTTTGAAATGCAAGAACTCTTCACGCTGATGAACGTCACACGCGTGGGCCAAGTGCATTTCTTTTACCGAGCCCAACTCACCAGCGATGCGTTTGACCCTGGCCACGAAACGCAAGAAGCGCGCTTGTTTGCCGAGCACGAAATACCGTGGGACGAGATTGCGTTTCGCACCGTCAAAGAAACCTTGCAGCACTATTTTGCTGATGCAAAGACGGGTAAGTTTGAACTGCACCACGTGGACATTGTTTAA
- a CDS encoding fumarylacetoacetate hydrolase family protein: MSYTFDPSPVVSVPVVGKAERFPVHRIYCVGRNYEEHAKEMGFTGREPPFFFMKPADSVLVVNAGETGDMPYPSLTKNLHHEIELVVAIGKGGKNIQAADAMSHIYGYAVGLDMTRRDLQNDMKKQGRPWCIGKGFDHSAPIGPITPAALAGDVANAEIYVQVNGQDRQRSNVSQLIWNIAETIEHVSAAWELQPGDLIYTGTPEGVGAVVAGDTMVGAVAGLGQLTVRVV, translated from the coding sequence ATGAGCTACACGTTTGACCCCTCCCCCGTTGTGTCAGTGCCCGTGGTGGGCAAAGCCGAGCGTTTTCCGGTGCACCGCATTTACTGCGTGGGCCGCAACTACGAAGAGCACGCCAAAGAGATGGGCTTCACAGGCCGCGAACCGCCCTTCTTCTTCATGAAGCCCGCTGACAGCGTGCTGGTGGTCAACGCGGGTGAAACGGGCGACATGCCCTACCCCAGCCTCACCAAAAACTTGCACCACGAAATTGAGTTGGTGGTGGCCATTGGCAAAGGTGGCAAGAACATCCAAGCTGCCGATGCCATGAGCCACATTTACGGCTACGCCGTAGGCCTAGACATGACACGCCGCGACTTGCAAAACGACATGAAAAAGCAAGGCCGCCCTTGGTGCATTGGCAAAGGCTTTGACCACAGCGCACCGATTGGCCCCATCACACCCGCAGCACTTGCGGGTGATGTGGCCAACGCTGAAATTTATGTGCAAGTCAACGGCCAAGACCGCCAACGTAGCAACGTGAGCCAACTCATTTGGAACATCGCTGAAACCATCGAGCACGTGTCTGCCGCGTGGGAACTGCAACCGGGTGACCTGATTTACACCGGCACGCCCGAAGGCGTGGGTGCGGTGGTGGCGGGCGACACCATGGTGGGTGCCGTGGCTGGCTTGGGCCAACTCACAGTGCGCGTGGTTTAA
- the rplT gene encoding 50S ribosomal protein L20 yields MPRVKRGVTARARHKKVLALAKGFRGRRGNVFRIAKQAVMKAGQYAYRDRRTKKRVFRQLWIARINAAARQCGLTYSQFANGLKKAAIEIDRKMLADLAVHDMAAFTSIVNQVKAKLAA; encoded by the coding sequence ATGCCTCGCGTTAAACGTGGTGTTACGGCCCGTGCCCGTCACAAAAAAGTTCTGGCTTTAGCCAAAGGTTTCCGCGGTCGCCGCGGTAACGTCTTCCGCATCGCTAAACAAGCGGTGATGAAGGCTGGTCAATATGCTTACCGCGACCGCCGCACTAAAAAGCGCGTGTTCCGTCAGCTGTGGATCGCTCGTATCAATGCTGCCGCACGTCAATGCGGTCTGACATACAGCCAATTCGCCAACGGCCTGAAAAAGGCAGCGATCGAAATCGACCGCAAGATGTTGGCCGACTTGGCCGTTCACGACATGGCTGCTTTCACCAGCATCGTGAATCAAGTCAAAGCCAAATTGGCCGCTTGA
- a CDS encoding helix-turn-helix transcriptional regulator, translating into MSAKPTPPKKKPAKNDLRGVLAWHIRTLRVEKGWSQEKLALSCDLDRTYVSAVERSVWNVSLANIERLAETLGVEPWMLLAPIDMHINSK; encoded by the coding sequence GTGTCAGCCAAACCAACTCCCCCCAAAAAGAAACCCGCGAAAAATGACCTCCGCGGAGTACTTGCATGGCATATCCGGACGCTGCGGGTTGAAAAAGGATGGTCGCAAGAAAAACTAGCCCTCTCCTGCGATCTCGACAGAACTTATGTGTCAGCGGTCGAGCGAAGTGTTTGGAACGTGTCGTTGGCTAATATCGAACGCCTCGCCGAAACTTTAGGCGTTGAGCCATGGATGCTGTTAGCACCAATTGATATGCACATTAATTCAAAATAA